The following proteins are encoded in a genomic region of Hippocampus zosterae strain Florida chromosome 2, ASM2543408v3, whole genome shotgun sequence:
- the LOC127595697 gene encoding uncharacterized protein LOC127595697 isoform X2: MPGKCKFQESWLSKEAYKDWLVKDTQDIHFARCRACCKSIKLQTMGEAALTSHAGGAGHKAAVRKLVEGSLMINVAGQMNGSLNRAEDSKDHVAICLQRHDLDRLPGNDWSDLQHSPASNSSLHNTEVQDASFPAAYFTAAGTSGFVTQRLVPSAGGRSHEATDQQQRAEVLEQQQHMRLLEWENRMKVLAWEQELVREKTRAARQKVKAFRMKKNYYKAKLKRMGEHVPPSSPGSSDEERGPDPTG, translated from the exons ATGCCTGGGAAGTGTAAATTCCAGGAGTCGTGGCTCTCCAAGGAGGCCTACAAAGACTGGCTGGTTAAGGACACGCAGGACATTCACTTCGCCCGATGTCGGGCCTGTTGTAAATCCATTAAACTTCAGACCATGGGCGAGGCTGCTCTCACCAGCCACGCAGGGGGAGCTGGCCACAAAGCGGCGGTGCGCAAGCTTGTGGAAG GCAGCTTGATGATTAACGTTGCCGGGCAGATGAATGGCAGCTTGAATCGG GCCGAAGATAGCAAGGACCACGTGGCGATCTGCCTGCAGCGTCACGACCTGGACAGGCTACCGGGGAACGACTGGTCAGATCTGCAACACAGCCCGGCGTCAAATTCCAGTCTTCACAATACTGAGGTGCAGGATGCGTCCTTCCCCGCAGCCTACTTCACAGCCGCAG GCACCTCTGGCTTCGTCACCCAACGTCTTGTCCCGTCGGCAGGGGGGCGGTCACACGAAGCAACGGATCAACAGCAGAGGGCGGAAGTcttggagcagcagcagcacatgaGGTTGCTGGAGTGGGAGAACAGGATGAAGGTGCTGGCGTGGGAGCAGGAGCTAGTGAGAGAGAAGACGCGAGCCGCTCGGCAGAAAGTGAAAGCCttcaggatgaagaagaacTACTACAAGGCCAAGCTAAAGAGGATGGGAGAGCATGTGCCACCATCGTCCCCCGGCAGCAGCGATGAAGAGAGAGGCCCCGATCCCACGGGATGA
- the LOC127595697 gene encoding uncharacterized protein LOC127595697 isoform X3 — MPGKCKFQESWLSKEAYKDWLVKDTQDIHFARCRACCKSIKLQTMGEAALTSHAGGAGHKAAVRKLVEVLLFFQTGSLMINVAGQMNGSLNRAEDSKDHVAICLQRHDLDRLPGNDWSDLQHSPASNSSLHNTEVQDASFPAAYFTAAGGRSHEATDQQQRAEVLEQQQHMRLLEWENRMKVLAWEQELVREKTRAARQKVKAFRMKKNYYKAKLKRMGEHVPPSSPGSSDEERGPDPTG, encoded by the exons ATGCCTGGGAAGTGTAAATTCCAGGAGTCGTGGCTCTCCAAGGAGGCCTACAAAGACTGGCTGGTTAAGGACACGCAGGACATTCACTTCGCCCGATGTCGGGCCTGTTGTAAATCCATTAAACTTCAGACCATGGGCGAGGCTGCTCTCACCAGCCACGCAGGGGGAGCTGGCCACAAAGCGGCGGTGCGCAAGCTTGTGGAAG TCCTCTTGTTCTTTCAAACAGGCAGCTTGATGATTAACGTTGCCGGGCAGATGAATGGCAGCTTGAATCGG GCCGAAGATAGCAAGGACCACGTGGCGATCTGCCTGCAGCGTCACGACCTGGACAGGCTACCGGGGAACGACTGGTCAGATCTGCAACACAGCCCGGCGTCAAATTCCAGTCTTCACAATACTGAGGTGCAGGATGCGTCCTTCCCCGCAGCCTACTTCACAGCCGCAG GGGGGCGGTCACACGAAGCAACGGATCAACAGCAGAGGGCGGAAGTcttggagcagcagcagcacatgaGGTTGCTGGAGTGGGAGAACAGGATGAAGGTGCTGGCGTGGGAGCAGGAGCTAGTGAGAGAGAAGACGCGAGCCGCTCGGCAGAAAGTGAAAGCCttcaggatgaagaagaacTACTACAAGGCCAAGCTAAAGAGGATGGGAGAGCATGTGCCACCATCGTCCCCCGGCAGCAGCGATGAAGAGAGAGGCCCCGATCCCACGGGATGA
- the LOC127595697 gene encoding uncharacterized protein LOC127595697 isoform X1 — translation MPGKCKFQESWLSKEAYKDWLVKDTQDIHFARCRACCKSIKLQTMGEAALTSHAGGAGHKAAVRKLVEVLLFFQTGSLMINVAGQMNGSLNRAEDSKDHVAICLQRHDLDRLPGNDWSDLQHSPASNSSLHNTEVQDASFPAAYFTAAGTSGFVTQRLVPSAGGRSHEATDQQQRAEVLEQQQHMRLLEWENRMKVLAWEQELVREKTRAARQKVKAFRMKKNYYKAKLKRMGEHVPPSSPGSSDEERGPDPTG, via the exons ATGCCTGGGAAGTGTAAATTCCAGGAGTCGTGGCTCTCCAAGGAGGCCTACAAAGACTGGCTGGTTAAGGACACGCAGGACATTCACTTCGCCCGATGTCGGGCCTGTTGTAAATCCATTAAACTTCAGACCATGGGCGAGGCTGCTCTCACCAGCCACGCAGGGGGAGCTGGCCACAAAGCGGCGGTGCGCAAGCTTGTGGAAG TCCTCTTGTTCTTTCAAACAGGCAGCTTGATGATTAACGTTGCCGGGCAGATGAATGGCAGCTTGAATCGG GCCGAAGATAGCAAGGACCACGTGGCGATCTGCCTGCAGCGTCACGACCTGGACAGGCTACCGGGGAACGACTGGTCAGATCTGCAACACAGCCCGGCGTCAAATTCCAGTCTTCACAATACTGAGGTGCAGGATGCGTCCTTCCCCGCAGCCTACTTCACAGCCGCAG GCACCTCTGGCTTCGTCACCCAACGTCTTGTCCCGTCGGCAGGGGGGCGGTCACACGAAGCAACGGATCAACAGCAGAGGGCGGAAGTcttggagcagcagcagcacatgaGGTTGCTGGAGTGGGAGAACAGGATGAAGGTGCTGGCGTGGGAGCAGGAGCTAGTGAGAGAGAAGACGCGAGCCGCTCGGCAGAAAGTGAAAGCCttcaggatgaagaagaacTACTACAAGGCCAAGCTAAAGAGGATGGGAGAGCATGTGCCACCATCGTCCCCCGGCAGCAGCGATGAAGAGAGAGGCCCCGATCCCACGGGATGA